From a region of the Rhipicephalus microplus isolate Deutch F79 chromosome X, USDA_Rmic, whole genome shotgun sequence genome:
- the LOC119162346 gene encoding kinesin-like protein KLP2 produces MSYPGNPVLLTARSFIDSTAGNWNANTPPDIKVAERVRPLVERDTKNGEKPIWKTQEYRINMESRNITRYPILDHVFDYSSTNLQVYQQYCHPIVESVMLGFNGTIFAFGQMASGKFQTMMGSIEQLALFS; encoded by the exons ATGTCCTACCCTGGAAATCCTGTTCTCCTAACTGCGAGGTCTTTTATCGACTCCACCGCCGGGAACTGGAATGCCAATACTCCACCGGACATCAAGGTGGCAGAGAGGGTCAGGCCGCTTGTTGAGAG GGATAcaaaaaatggcgaaaagcccaTCTGGAAGACACAGGAAtacagaataaacatggagtcTAGAAACATCACCAGATATCCCATACTCG ACCATGTTTTTGACTACAGTAGCACCAACCTTCAGGTCTATCAACAGTACTGCCATCCGATTGTGGAGTCCGTCATGCTTGGCTTCAATG GGACCATCTTTGCGTTTGGTCAAATGGCGTCTGGGAAGTTTCAAACCATGATGGGAAGTATCGAGCAGCTGGCCTTATTTTCTTAA